One genomic region from Salvia hispanica cultivar TCC Black 2014 chromosome 2, UniMelb_Shisp_WGS_1.0, whole genome shotgun sequence encodes:
- the LOC125204607 gene encoding endoglucanase 8-like, whose amino-acid sequence MRKLIIYVVIVLVGLSSGNAILHDYGDALAKSILFFEGQRSGKLPASQRLTWRKDSALGDGLDKGVNLTGGYYDAGDNVKFNFPMAFSTTMMAWGVIEYGKSMGPELAHAVEAVRWSTEYFLKATATPGVVYAQVGDPNADHNCWQRPEDMDTPRTLYAVTQNAPGSEVSAEIAAALAASSLVFKAFGDKVYAKVLLKRASEVFEFADKYRGSYNDSIAGGACPFYCDYSGYQDELLWGAAWLYKASKKSVYLNYVMQNIINFKPQIEAGISEFGWDAKHAGIGVLISKLVLNNTMETSTPFLSYADTFICSILPDSPTNIVQFSPGGLLAKQGVCNLQHATAVSFLILVYARYLKKSKHVIRCNDKIITQKMLVGFTKKQVDYILGSNPLSMSYMVGYGSKFPRRIHHRASSLPSVAQHPDHIACKDGTPYFMSADANPNELTGAVVGGPNVDDSFADDRVDSTKSEPATYINAPLLGLLAYFKSRSSA is encoded by the exons atgagaaaattaataatatatgtgGTGATAGTATTAGTAGGATTGAGTAGCGGAAATGCAATATTGCATGATTATGGAGATGCCCTTGCAAAAAGCATATTGTTTTTTGAGGGGCAAAGGTCAGGGAAGCTTCCCGCTTCTCAGCGTTTGACATGGAGGAAAGACTCGGCACTCGGTGACGGTCTCGATAAGGGCGTAA ACTTAACAGGTGGGTACTACGACGCGGGAGACAATGTGAAGTTCAATTTTCCGATGGCATTCTCAACGACGATGATGGCATGGGGAGTAATCGAATACGGCAAGTCCATGGGCCCGGAGCTGGCGCATGCGGTGGAGGCAGTTCGGTGGTCGACGGAGTACTTCCTGAAAGCCACCGCCACTCCCGGCGTCGTGTATGCTCAGGTGGGAGACCCCAACGCCGACCACAACTGTTGGCAGAGGCCAGAAGACATGGACACTCCTCGTACGTTGTATGCGGTCACTCAGAACGCACCTGGATCCGAAGTATCGGCTGAGATAGCCGCGGCGCTGGCCGCCTCGTCTTTGGTTTTCAAAGCTTTCGGAGATAAGGTGTACGCTAAAGTGCTCCTCAAAAGGGCCTCTGAG GTATTTGAGTTTGCAGACAAGTATAGAGGCTCATACAACGACAGTATTGCTGGAGGAGCCTGTCCTTTTTATTGTGATTACAGTGGCTATCAG GATGAATTGTTGTGGGGGGCAGCATGGCTATACAAAGCTAGCAAAAAATcagtttatttgaattatgtgATGCAAAACATCATAAACTTCAAACCACAGATTGAAGCAGGCATCTCAGAATTTGGATGGGATGCAAAGCATGCTGGAATCGGTGTTCTTATTTCAAAA TTGGTGCTAAATAACACCATGGAAACTTCTACACCTTTTCTCTCCTATGCGGATACCTTTATCTGTTCAATACTGCCAGACTCTCCCACCAATATCGTCCAATTCTCTCCAg GAGGGCTTCTAGCAAAACAAGGAGTTTGTAACTTGCAACATGCAACCGCGGTCTCATTTCTCATATTAGTATATGCACGTTACCTGAAGAAATCGAAGCATGTCATTCGATGCAATGATAAAATCATCACTCAAAAGATGCTCGTTGGTTTCACAAAAAAGCAG GTGGACTATATACTAGGAAGCAATCCGTTGAGCATGTCTTACATGGTGGGATACGGCAGTAAGTTTCCACGGAGAATACACCACAGGGCATCATCGCTGCCATCGGTGGCTCAGCATCCAGACCACATAGCCTGCAAGGACGGAACGCCTTATTTCATGAGCGCCGACGCCAATCCCAATGAGCTCACAGGGGCGGTGGTCGGAGGCCCCAACGTGGACGACTCCTTTGCTGATGATCGTGTCGACTCCACCAAATCCGAGCCCGCCACTTATATCAATGCACCACTTCTCGGACTATTGGCTTATTTCAAATCGCGTTCTTCAGCATGA
- the LOC125204610 gene encoding pectinesterase inhibitor 4-like — MGTKHFLTAILTLSVLISCNTIPTSAATSKKSSTNFVVKKCKTTTYSSLCIKTLVPYASTVGTNPLKLCKVALKAAVQATYNCSATVTKLAKQKGVKKTEAMAVKNCIGDLKDAVTELKDTLTAMGHMKSGDRAFEWANAKTYASAAITDAETCIDEVLERKVSASVKKKITSCVTGVERHISNALALINHLY, encoded by the coding sequence ATGGGAACTAAACATTTCCTCACAGCCATCCTCACACTCTCGGTCTTAATCTCATGCAACACTATTCCAACCTCCGCCGCCACGTCAAAGAAAAGCTCGACCAACTTCGTCGTGAAGAAGTGCAAAACGACGACGTACTCGTCGCTGTGCATCAAGACGCTGGTGCCCTACGCGTCGACGGTGGGGACAAACCCCTTGAAGCTGTGCAAGGTAGCCCTGAAGGCGGCGGTGCAGGCCACCTACAACTGCTCGGCCACCGTGACGAAGCTGGCGAAGCAGAAGGGGGTGAAGAAGACGGAGGCGATGGCCGTGAAGAACTGCATCGGCGACCTCAAAGACGCGGTCACTGAGCTCAAGGACACGCTCACCGCCATGGGCCACATGAAGAGCGGTGACAGGGCGTTCGAGTGGGCCAATGCAAAGACCTACGCCAGCGCCGCCATCACCGACGCTGAGACGTGCATCGACGAAGTCCTCGAGCGGAAGGTGAGCGCCTCCGTTAAGAAGAAGATCACTAGCTGTGTCACTGGAGTTGAGAGGCATATCAGCAACGCCTTGGCCCTTATTAACCATCTCTATTAA